One region of Verrucomicrobiota bacterium genomic DNA includes:
- the dtd gene encoding D-aminoacyl-tRNA deacylase, translated as MRAVIQRVSSASVQVKGELVSEIGSGLLILLGVSRDDTNEDCLWLVDRVKKLRIFDDAEGKMNRSILETKGNALVVSQFTLFGTVKKGTRPSFNRAAPPEIAVPLYEKFIRELGTELGRQVAKGVFGASMAVKLVNDGPVTLILDSREKQF; from the coding sequence TTGAGAGCGGTAATTCAAAGGGTGTCGTCCGCCTCGGTCCAAGTAAAGGGAGAGCTGGTTAGTGAGATAGGGAGTGGGCTATTGATTCTTCTGGGGGTTTCGCGTGACGATACGAATGAAGACTGCCTGTGGTTAGTTGATCGAGTGAAGAAGCTCCGAATTTTCGACGACGCCGAGGGAAAGATGAACCGGAGTATCCTCGAAACGAAGGGTAACGCGCTCGTAGTGAGTCAATTCACTCTATTTGGAACGGTAAAGAAGGGAACCCGTCCATCCTTCAACCGAGCGGCTCCCCCGGAAATAGCAGTGCCTCTTTACGAAAAGTTCATCAGGGAACTAGGCACCGAGCTAGGAAGACAAGTCGCGAAGGGCGTGTTTGGTGCCTCGATGGCCGTAAAGTTAGTCAATGACGGACCGGTCACCCTAATCTTGGATTCCCGTGAGAAACAGTTCTGA
- a CDS encoding superoxide dismutase family protein — protein MNRPISKPLSLIILSLVIASITALADDNRDRPGPQSIPRYTKSKTFSLSDLFKSPSDKDEETADSTDESAADPSHLLIAVIQPTEAQSTKGVIYFETVEEGIQVSGSLSELAPGEYDICVHQYGDLSAVDGSSAGEPFNPDSQSKVSEKNSNSYFGHLGRVSVDEDGVAEFSFVDSGFSLAGPNSILGRSLLVFGDTGVPPVGMAVIGIASRSAN, from the coding sequence ATGAACCGACCAATCTCAAAGCCTCTATCACTCATAATCCTGTCGTTAGTGATCGCATCCATCACTGCCCTTGCGGATGACAACCGGGACCGGCCTGGTCCGCAGTCGATACCTCGCTACACGAAGTCGAAGACTTTTTCTCTGAGCGATTTGTTCAAGAGCCCTTCCGATAAAGATGAGGAGACTGCGGACTCTACTGATGAATCGGCAGCCGATCCATCCCACCTACTGATTGCCGTAATTCAGCCCACTGAAGCGCAGAGTACAAAAGGAGTCATTTATTTCGAAACGGTTGAGGAAGGCATCCAGGTAAGCGGAAGTCTCTCTGAGCTGGCCCCCGGAGAATATGATATCTGTGTTCACCAGTATGGTGACCTGTCTGCGGTCGATGGCAGTTCTGCAGGAGAACCGTTCAACCCTGATTCTCAGTCCAAAGTTTCGGAAAAGAATTCAAATTCTTACTTCGGTCATCTCGGAAGAGTCTCCGTAGACGAAGACGGTGTAGCGGAATTCTCATTTGTAGATTCCGGTTTTTCGTTAGCAGGTCCAAATTCAATTCTCGGCAGAAGTCTGCTCGTTTTCGGTGATACCGGTGTTCCGCCAGTAGGCATGGCAGTCATTGGAATCGCGAGTCGGAGTGCCAATTGA
- a CDS encoding Spx/MgsR family RNA polymerase-binding regulatory protein: MGARWVNGIFDAKWTAKTWVILEKRLVEGQRPSRTEPVEWRCPLKRIVNLLSALKTNPLDSISIWISIAISSFFRSIGSPTEVLVQTLGLMLKIYTYKKCSTCRKATKFLQDRQIDFEELPIRETPPSTKELERMLDVKEGKMTKILNTSSQDYRDSGWKDTLTNMKPSEVFAALQKNGNLVKRPFLLGKDIALVGFDEAEWEESLDSS; encoded by the coding sequence ATGGGTGCTCGATGGGTCAACGGGATATTCGACGCTAAATGGACCGCGAAGACTTGGGTTATCCTAGAAAAGAGGCTTGTGGAGGGACAGCGGCCTTCCCGGACTGAGCCTGTCGAATGGCGATGTCCGCTGAAGCGCATTGTTAACCTACTCTCAGCACTTAAAACAAACCCCCTGGACTCGATTTCGATTTGGATTTCGATAGCGATTTCGAGTTTTTTCCGCTCAATTGGCTCGCCAACCGAGGTGCTCGTCCAGACCCTCGGTTTGATGCTAAAGATTTACACCTACAAGAAGTGCAGCACCTGCCGTAAAGCTACTAAGTTCCTTCAGGATCGCCAAATCGACTTTGAGGAGCTACCCATTCGCGAGACTCCGCCGAGTACCAAAGAACTGGAAAGGATGCTCGATGTAAAAGAGGGCAAAATGACCAAAATCCTCAATACCTCCAGCCAGGATTACCGGGACAGCGGGTGGAAAGATACGCTGACGAACATGAAACCATCTGAAGTATTCGCAGCCCTTCAGAAAAACGGAAATCTCGTGAAGCGGCCCTTTCTTCTCGGCAAGGACATCGCTCTGGTTGGATTCGACGAGGCGGAATGGGAGGAGTCGTTAGATTCCTCTTAA
- the kdsB gene encoding 3-deoxy-manno-octulosonate cytidylyltransferase yields MLKGVSIPKAIIVPARLQSIRFPRKLLHPVQGEPLILHTARQVKAVAPETPVFFAIAEEELKSVLESEGYSCVMTDPDLASGTDRIAYANREILADQVVNVQADEPLVSGRQIAELFSLLDSSAGMSTLAVRLTDPARINDPSQVKVVMDQQGRALYFSRAPIPWDRESKGYPTKERLETIKVFGHLGLYGYQGRFLERFVDLKPSPLERIERLEQLRVLENGIEIKVGVTEESTIGVDTPEDLVRLERALDARST; encoded by the coding sequence ATGCTGAAAGGAGTGTCGATCCCGAAAGCCATTATTGTTCCGGCTCGTCTCCAGTCGATTCGGTTCCCACGAAAGTTGCTTCACCCGGTCCAGGGGGAGCCGCTGATTCTTCATACAGCAAGGCAGGTGAAGGCGGTCGCCCCCGAAACCCCGGTCTTTTTCGCTATAGCTGAAGAGGAGTTGAAATCGGTTCTGGAGTCGGAGGGTTATTCTTGTGTGATGACCGATCCGGACCTTGCAAGTGGGACGGATCGGATCGCTTACGCGAACCGCGAAATTTTGGCAGACCAAGTGGTGAATGTACAGGCGGATGAACCGTTGGTTTCGGGAAGACAGATCGCAGAACTCTTTTCTCTCTTGGATTCGAGTGCCGGGATGAGCACCTTGGCCGTTCGCCTAACCGATCCTGCGCGCATCAATGACCCGAGTCAGGTAAAGGTAGTCATGGATCAGCAAGGCCGGGCTCTCTACTTTTCACGGGCACCCATCCCATGGGATCGTGAGAGCAAGGGTTATCCGACCAAGGAACGGCTCGAGACGATCAAGGTGTTCGGGCATCTCGGTCTTTATGGCTACCAAGGTCGTTTTCTTGAAAGGTTTGTCGATTTAAAACCCTCGCCCCTTGAACGGATCGAACGATTGGAGCAGCTGCGAGTGCTGGAGAACGGGATCGAGATTAAAGTAGGGGTTACAGAAGAAAGTACGATCGGAGTGGATACGCCGGAGGATCTTGTGCGTCTCGAACGGGCTCTCGATGCCCGCTCGACTTAG
- a CDS encoding fatty acid CoA ligase family protein — MNIAGYVAKRAEKAPEVLAVRIPNVTGRRIGFRDTTFAELHCLVAGLAAHFLEKGVGKGTRTIVLAKPGLELICGVFAILRVGAVPVVIDPGMGLRSFLSCVKRSEPEAVFGIPKGLMISRVFSKSFHRVRARFSTNLITRTEEADGSRGFEPADTAPNDLAAILFTSGSTGPAKGVCYEHGMFQAQIAAVRERFSIEPGEVDFPMLPVFALFNPALGMTTVVPPMNPSRPAKADPGLQIAVMNEAGVTNSFGSPVLWNLIATEGARSNRSIPSLRRVLAAGAAVSPSLIKKLSPLVPNADIYSPYGATEALPMTAIDGDMILEVAELTEEGKGVCVGSPLDGVNVRIASVQEGPMVEEHLQELSPHEIGEIVVSGPMVTREYDRLEEATRNAKVNAGETVWHRMGDLGYKDEAGRIWFCGRVAERVTTREGKAYYPECCEQVFNRHPKVYRSALVGLGSRNKRVPGIVVQPEKGCFPKNEDEIGNWVVELKKLGSETPMTASIRHFFFRKDFPVDIRHNAKIHRLRLAKEYATHGFHPTELKRE; from the coding sequence ATGAATATTGCGGGATACGTTGCCAAAAGGGCCGAAAAGGCTCCGGAGGTGCTGGCGGTTCGAATCCCGAACGTCACCGGGAGGAGGATTGGATTCAGAGATACGACATTTGCCGAGTTGCATTGTCTGGTCGCTGGTCTTGCCGCACATTTCTTGGAGAAAGGAGTAGGGAAGGGCACCCGAACCATCGTTCTGGCAAAACCGGGTCTGGAGCTGATTTGCGGAGTCTTTGCGATTCTGCGGGTGGGGGCAGTCCCAGTTGTGATTGATCCCGGAATGGGTCTGCGGAGTTTTCTTTCCTGCGTCAAACGATCCGAACCCGAGGCGGTGTTTGGAATTCCCAAGGGACTGATGATTTCACGGGTTTTCTCTAAGTCGTTCCATCGTGTCCGTGCGCGTTTCTCTACGAATCTAATTACCAGAACGGAGGAGGCTGACGGTAGTAGAGGCTTTGAACCAGCGGATACTGCTCCAAATGATCTCGCTGCCATCCTCTTCACCTCAGGCTCCACAGGACCGGCCAAAGGGGTTTGTTACGAACACGGGATGTTTCAGGCGCAAATCGCCGCAGTAAGGGAACGTTTCTCAATCGAGCCGGGAGAGGTGGACTTTCCGATGTTGCCGGTTTTTGCATTGTTCAATCCAGCTCTCGGGATGACTACCGTGGTCCCTCCGATGAATCCCAGCCGACCAGCGAAGGCTGACCCAGGGCTGCAAATTGCCGTGATGAACGAGGCCGGGGTGACGAACAGTTTTGGCTCGCCTGTGCTCTGGAATCTAATCGCTACCGAGGGAGCACGTTCAAACCGATCGATTCCTTCTCTCCGCCGAGTATTGGCTGCTGGGGCTGCAGTGTCACCATCGCTGATCAAAAAGTTGAGTCCACTTGTGCCTAACGCCGACATCTACAGTCCTTATGGTGCGACGGAGGCCTTACCGATGACGGCCATTGACGGGGATATGATTCTGGAGGTTGCGGAACTGACGGAAGAAGGGAAGGGTGTCTGTGTAGGCAGTCCTCTCGATGGAGTGAACGTCCGCATCGCTAGCGTTCAAGAAGGTCCGATGGTCGAGGAACACTTACAGGAACTATCGCCTCATGAGATCGGGGAGATTGTGGTGTCTGGTCCGATGGTCACGAGAGAGTATGATCGGCTCGAGGAGGCGACGAGGAATGCGAAGGTCAACGCGGGTGAAACGGTTTGGCATCGTATGGGGGATCTTGGATATAAAGACGAAGCCGGTCGCATTTGGTTCTGTGGGCGGGTGGCTGAAAGGGTGACGACTCGGGAAGGGAAAGCGTACTACCCGGAGTGCTGCGAGCAGGTCTTTAACCGTCATCCAAAGGTCTACCGTTCCGCATTAGTAGGTTTAGGTTCGAGAAACAAACGGGTGCCGGGTATCGTGGTTCAGCCTGAGAAGGGTTGTTTCCCAAAAAATGAGGATGAAATAGGCAACTGGGTGGTCGAACTAAAGAAATTAGGATCGGAAACCCCGATGACCGCTTCGATTCGCCATTTCTTCTTCCGGAAGGATTTTCCAGTAGATATCCGTCACAATGCAAAGATCCACCGACTTCGTCTCGCGAAAGAATACGCGACCCATGGGTTTCATCCGACTGAATTGAAAAGAGAATAG